The genomic region GGTATAACCATTGGCGGCCTACAAGTGATCAGTGATTATATTTGGATAATTTTCCATCAAAGCTTTCTTACTCATTGAGCTACTGGGAAGCCTGGTATTTTGGTGAGAAAGCACAAATTCCTCATACTGAAAAGACAAGCAATCGGACTTAGAGCTGTTCAATACTAAACTGTTTACTTCGCCCAATCTTTGCAGTGGATCTGTGTCTAAAAGCAACATCCTCCTCAATACGCAAAAAGCATTACGTGGGCGCGCAGGTTCGTACCAGCCAAGTCATTAGTCATAATGTTACAAACAGTATCAATGGAAAGTTCTGATCTTCCATTGTACTGAACTGCATATGCAAAGTCGTTATCGACTATCAACTCGAATAGAGCTGAAAGGTCTTTCGCGCTGCTTTGATCGAGTTCTATTGAGTCACAAAGCTGAAATTATGTAAGTTTTCTACAGAGCATAAAGCCTTGAGGCATTGGTGAGAAAGATTTCGCGAAAGATCATTAGAGGATTCGTCAAATACTGAAAATTACCTGAAACATGCTTTTGAGCTCTGTGTATATTTCTGAATCCTCTAAGCAACCCTCCACTAACTCATCGAGTTTATCGAAAGCAGCCTTAACATTAGTCACACAGCTCTCGCTGTGAGTTCCCAAACCGTCTCGTACTACTTGTAAATATTCTGCCAAATTTTGATACCTTTAAACATGGTGATTGGGATGAAAATTCTAATTACTTACCATGGAAATCAAGCACGGCCTCCAAAGGCCCACTAGAATCTACAGATCCAGTAACTAGATGGGGGAACTTATGCCTAATCCATGAGGCCAAAGTTCCTGCATAAGACCCACCATACACGATCCATTTTGCTTCTGAGGTGGACATGTTATACTTATCGTTCATGCCCTGTATAAAGTTGGCCGCATCTGCCAAGGCCTGATGTGCACTGAGGTACTGAAGATTTTCAGTGCTTAAATCTCTGCAAAGGGCTTATCATGGAGCTGAGCGTGATGtataacattgaatttttactCAAAAGGTTGACTTTGGCCATAATATCGATGCTCAAGATAAAATAAGAGTGCTCCATATTTCTTGGCACTCTTAATCCATGCTCCAGAACTGAGCCAAATTGTAGTTGCCTCCCATTCACCGCCTAGCATAAGAAAAACGTGGTTCGAGCTTTCATCGTAGTACTCCTCATTAACGTGATATCTCTAGAAAAACGTTATTGCTGTCTGTGATAAAGCCATTAAGTACTGGATGTGATTTAATTGGAGTAATGGTGTGTACACTCACGAGGTGCTAAAAATCATAGGAATTTTCATGGACGaagcttggccaaggtgaaTACTTTATTGGGTTGTTATTCGGAGTTTTTTGTGATATTATTCAAAAGCAGAATGTTGAAAAGTTAGTAAAcgtttatgaatttatttgttttcttgCTCCTTTATTGCAGTCAGCGTTTGAATTTGGAAAGTTTGTACTTATTagtttatgaatatttatgtgATTCAAGGTGATTGTTGGATTTCATTACATTTCCTAGGAAGATTTATCGAGAAAGCATAATTTGAATCAACGTTTACCAGCTGTAACGCTTTCACCATTAATTAATGCGAATTTGTTCAGTCCTCCCTCAATTCGACTGTGATTTCcacaaaaattgctcaaaagtttaaatacaattaaataaaaataaatatctgcCGTATCTGCTTTTTGTAAAGAGTAAGGAACTATCCTGACATACAGTGAGtcttaaaagattttttctacAAACATGCGAAAATTGACCACTTTCTGAACCCATTTCGGTGCAGAAACTTCTTTTCGCGCACATAGGGAGTCTGTGGTGTAATTCTGTACGACTAATTATGGATCAACCTGTATAAATAgtttaggatatttttagtATTGTATGGTTCACTCTGATGCTAGTTATCCCTATGGAATAAATGGATCAAAGACTTAGCCATTTTTGTTCCCAAAGAACATCCGCACTTCCATAAAATagaatatgaaaaatagacattgatttaaaaacataaatctGCCTGGCAATTTCATCTGAGGGTGGAGGAAAGAGGGAGaggaaaatatatgaaaagGAGGTAGTAATGACACCCTgcagattaaaataatataaattactcAGCAATCAGCTCAATCAAGACCTGCAAGAGAAGAcgtattattaaatatagaaAGGGAAAGGATCAAATGgataaaactttgaaattgcTTCATTTACACAACACAGGAATTTcatacttgaaaaaaaatccatatgttattatcaaaaaaagtttaggtcaatttaaataaaattttcgacggttaataaaaatattttgatatgtCTCTAAGGCACATAAAAATTGGTCCAGAAATttcgggggggggggggggagcTCTCTCGAAATTTTGCATGAAAACAcggtttttcttttttctttgtctACTCATTTACCCAATCTCAAATCTTCGAGTTTTTCATTAGATAATTCAATAATTCCAGATTCTCTGTTATAAATATATGTCGAAAACTAGATATTTACATGTTATAATCATGGTTTATTACCCATAAGCTATGATTCCATTATTTAGGctacttatcttaaaaattactttatctaCTGAAGATCACAAGATAAATGATCgtcttataatttttattacctcTAGATATAGGTGCCGAACGTGTGTTGTTATTGTCGATTACTTTCTATAtacagattttattaaaattctgagtattttgaaatttttgactgACGAGTCTGACTTAAAAACAACAGAATATATAgaatcaatgaaaaatattgactACTAAAACCAGtctaactaacctgaattaactctaatatttaaaaaggtttAAAGTCCTTCTTTGAGTATCTTTTTGAAcacttctttttaaatacCGTAGTGAAAATTTTCACAAGACCATGTGATGCTGTTGGCAACATGCTGCTTAAATTATTCTGTCACGTGCAAACTCAGTGTTTTAGCAAGCtatagatttaattttaaataattatatggaGTATTACTATTTATTGCAAGTTTACTTGCCAGTTGCAAGATCAGTTAAtcatttcgtaaaaatttcctgcattttccaaaaaatcgGACATCGATTTTCCGTTCCATTTTCGTGCGggttttcttctttttattatttatttacttatttctttttgattttacTTTAACTTTCAAGCTACTAGTAGAAACATACGTAAAACACGCAGAAAACGTACACAGTTTGTCTCAAATAGGGATGAACATCACGGGGATCTCGAAAACGTAATAGaaacaaaatggtttaaattaggaaaaagatgtgcaatttaaagtaaattaataatctgtttttatgcCAACTCAATTCAGAATAGCTACGAAGATATCTGGAAAAACACGAATTTGGCAGTTTTCGtcttttgcaaataactcttatacggttacaGTTAGAGGAATCAAAGTTTCAGGTTATTAACACACTTTTTTGCGAACTTCTTCACAGTGTTactattttttgctaaattctTACTTTTAGAgatacttttgattttttgattttcatatagGCGCGATAtagaatatttacatttttaaagtcgtcataaaattccctttttagGCATCTATTACAGttggtatttttttcacaaaccCCATGAGTTATAACcattaaaacatgttttgatAAGTCGGCTATGATTTGATTAATAGGAATGGTACacattaaatgaataaattctgtggaaacgtcaaaaatgttttaaagttgtaaaacttttaatttgtttgaagtgtgcataattatatttacttatGCGTATCCCTGAAATcagcataaaatttaaaacataattatattaaattatacatttaatAACGACAATACGGCTAAATTTGGATcaaatagaaatttcaaattataataaatgttcaagTAAACCGCAATTATTTTCCAAGCATAGATATGCTCTTTTCATCGTCGAATctaaaaccctttttaatatttctgggGTAATAGTGTTAAATGTCTCTCTTACATGTATTTGTAATTGTTCTTCGTTttcaaaactttgttttttatgtaatcctagagaaaaaatccaatgggGTTATATCCGGAGATCGCGCTGGCCACAAAACGTTATCGTGAGTTCCAATAGATTTTCCTGAAAACTATCCAGTAAGATATTTCCTTACTATCCTCGCATTATGTGCCGAAGCCCCATCTTGCTGGAACTAACAGTCACGAATTTCCGCTAATGGTAAATTGTCAAACGCATCTTCAAAACTATGTTGCAGTATGTTGAGATACCGGTCTGAAGTGAGAGAATTGTAATAGATAACTGGTCTGATAATACTATTTTCACATATTCAACACCACATATTAAACCCAAAGCTATATTGGTGTCCTAATGATGTTTTTAACCGTGGATTTTGTTGTGATCAATAATGAGTATgtcggttaaaaatttcattgttggTTTCAtccatcaaaattattttagaaagaaaatttatattatcttcatattttcttgtatactattcacaaaaacttctacGCCTAACTTCATAATCTTGTACAAGAGCATgagaaactttaaatttataaggacGAAAATTGCTCTTTTTTAAAGTGCGATGGGCCGTTGACTTAGCAACACCAGTACTTTTTTCAATGTACCTAAATGATGTTTCTGGAGTTTCTATTACAGATTGTAAAACAGCATATTGTATGCCTCCGATGAACTTCTTTTGGTGAGCATTTACAGTTTGCTTAAATGAAccatatttctttaaattagaCCCCACTCTtctaaatatgaattttccgAGTTGCTTTCTTTCTGGGAACTGATTTAAAACATACAGTGCCATCATTTCGAAACTTCCCGCCCACAATATTTTGTACAGCAAAAGAAATTAGTTTTAGCCAAAAAATACGTCAACTTAGATATCGAGGGGGGCGTTTAAAACCAGCGTACGTTGTATTTTAGGTTTCGCTCCTTTGTCCTCTTTGTCGAAACATTAATGAATCGGATATTTTaagacctttaaaattatgtgcTACAAGTTGGGGGtgccatttaataatttgaagtGGGGGTACTTGGGCACAAAGGggcgaaatttaaaatacaaggCACGCTGGTTTTAAGCTTTCCCCTAGACATCTGACGTGTTTTCtggttaaaattaatttcctttgttgcaaaaaatattgggAGTGGGAAGTTTTGAAATGATCGCACTATATGTTCAGCGTCTACACAATTTCTGTGACGTAATATGTAGCATGACAACATATCAAATATCTCTTCATTGGAGAAGCAATTTTGAgccataattaatataatataataaaatataataatatataaatataataaaaataaaacaacgcatcaagccaatttaaaattctacaactttaaacatttttaatgtttacatggcatttatttatttaatgtgtaccattcctgtaagtcaaaatcatagccgatttatcaaaacatgttttaattgctataactcatagagtttctgagaaaaataccaACTGTAATAGATGcctgaaaagggaattttatgacggttttaaaaatgtaaatattctaTATTGCGCctatatgaaaattaaaggtttaacaatttatctccAAAAGTAAGGATTTAACAAggaaactggcaacactgctaagaagttctcaaaaaagtgtcttaataatgtaaaactttgaTTCCTCTAATTGaaaccgtataagagttatttgcaaaaaacgaaaaccgccaaattcgttttttttttctgatattttcataaccattcggaatttagctggtataaaaacagattattaatttactttaaattgcacatcattttcctaatttaaaccattttgtttttattatcgtttctgagatccccatgctgtttatccttatctgggacagactgtGCATATAAGCAAAGTTGATACAGGTATTATTTTCCACTTTATTAGTTGGACTTTATCTGTATGCTGTAATGATCTTGCATAATGCAATAGAATATTGacaaaattgcataaaacTTGAGTAATGTTCTCTTGGCTGCAAGCACCTAAACGAACTCACCTGATCGTACACTCTTGTGTCTGTGGTGCTAAAATGATCAATTCTCTGTTTGAAGTATTGATCGCTGATGATTCGTGTGCTGACCTCACCATCAGTTGGTGGGTCTAAAAGCCTAAGTCTTTTGGTCAAATCAAACGAGTTATAAGAACTTTCAATCTCGATGCTACATAGCAATAGCATGACTGACAGACAAATTAGGGCCATTCTTATTGTTTCAGTTATCTCTAGTCAACTGACGAGAATTGATGGAGatgagttattaaaaataaatcgataACTGTAATAAAGtgatttaaaatcatttatttattatgcgATATCTGTGAATTTTTAGTCCCTTTTATGAACTATTTCAATCTCATTGTTAAGTATAGTCATCAGTAATTAGGAAAAACATGTAATAAGGTGTAGAATAATAATAACCGTAGacaagtttaatttaaaggaaaatgtgTTGCTTTTCACTTTCGTGATAAAGATGTGCTTGCGATAAATTAAGGTGATTAAAGcttgaaatatgatttatcATTTTGTCGCGTTAATTACTCAATGGGAATTACAAGGCAAGTCATAAAGATCACCTAAACTAATAAAACAAGCAGTTGAAAGGACTGGTGTGTCATATTATGCCAAATTATAAcgttaaaatttcaagtacTCAGCTCGAGTCGAAGAGcttcaaatatttaacaatgTAGTCATTTAGACTAAAAGAGATAGACATTTTTATgatcaaaacaaatataaaatttcgtaATTGCTTATCAGCGCTATC from Euwallacea similis isolate ESF13 chromosome 28, ESF131.1, whole genome shotgun sequence harbors:
- the LOC136417386 gene encoding putative serine protease K12H4.7, whose translation is MALICLSVMLLLCSIEIESSYNSFDLTKRLRLLDPPTDGEVSTRIISDQYFKQRIDHFSTTDTRVYDQRYHVNEEYYDESSNHVFLMLGGEWEATTIWLSSGAWIKSAKKYGALLFYLEHRYYGQSQPFEDLSTENLQYLSAHQALADAANFIQGMNDKYNMSTSEAKWIVYGGSYAGTLASWIRHKFPHLVTGSVDSSGPLEAVLDFHEYLQVVRDGLGTHSESCVTNVKAAFDKLDELVEGCLEDSEIYTELKSMFQLCDSIELDQSSAKDLSALFELIVDNDFAYAVQYNGRSELSIDTVCNIMTNDLADTDPLQRLGEVNSLVLNSSKSDCLSFQYEEFVLSHQNTRLPSSSMSRQWLYQTCTEYGFFQTSSQTNPIFSSRFDVTFFTDLCADVFGAQFTPSFTSAAIHATNVQYGGVNAPISNVVHFHGRIDPWHALGKLETTDDAGDRVIIVDDASHCASMYDISNTDSVDLANAKREIDRLVGVWLKVVADDSTGSASSVVASFYVLFIATIVRLM